CTTCATCGGTAATCTTGATCCTGAGATTGATGAGAAACTGCTCTACGACACATTCAGCGCATTTGGCGTCATCTTGCAAACACCAAAGGTAAGATAACAGAAACTAAAATGAAGAAAGGAAAGCTACATTCTTAAATGAATGTttatttcaggaaaaaaaacctgacagATTTAAATGGCTATTCCTGCCTTTTAGAGGGTTTGTGAAATACTGGAAATCTTGAAAATATGAGAAAGTTCACAAGATTTagatggtcatggtggaaaTTTTTCCTTGGAATAGTCTTGCCTGGAATGCtatagttgttgagaaatgagCTTACAATtagtttctcagattaaaatgttATGGGGTTTTGTCGATGAAAATTGTTCAAACCTTgttactttgaagggaatcttttctcaaaatagtttatactatcagctAGCCTATCAGCAGCTGCGTGCTTCTCATCCAAGTTTTATGGGCATTAATGTTTGGAGTATCAGGCCCCATACTTcacatgcccccctggtcattgccttggtgcccttgaaatgctccagtggaaatttaaaatttcctttATCAAGGACAAAATGCCTCgtgtccttgccctttaaaaaacgaagcatacaggcctggagtATTTATCAATCGATGACCCTACTTTTAAGATGTTGTATTGTTATTTTCAATTCAGATTATGCGCGATCCAGACACAGGCAACTCCAAGGGATACGCATTCATCAACTTTGCGAGTTTCGAGGCTGCGGATGCTGCCATTGAGGCTATGAATGGGCAGTACTTATGCAATCGTGCAATCAGTATATCGTATGCTTTCAAGAAAGACGCCAAGGGTGAAAGACATGGCTCGTCTGCAGGTAATTTCAGACTTTAtataaatttgtgaaaaacagtagctgttttttatttgagatTACTCATGTTAGTTTTTAAATAAGATTTTCAAACAAGAGCGTTTCTTTTCTGGTTTATTTAAGAAATTTCACTTTTTCCTGCCAAGAGCTCACTATTACACAGACATGTCCTTTTTACTTGTAAACTCTTTACAGAATGAATTATTtctttgaataatattttttattatttatccgATCTACAGAGCGTCTTCTTGCAGCTCAGAATCCCCTGTCTCAAGCCGACAGACCCCATCAGCTCTTCGCCGACGCACCGGCTCCAGCTCAACCTAACGGCCTCCCCCCTCCAATTATCCCCCCTCTAGGAGtaccaccccctcccccaggTAAGATTCAGTCTTGTGATGTCTCAGAATTTTTACCTGATTTCAAGATATTTCTCAAAACTTTCTTGAGCCTTCAAAATTTCTTGAAAGAAGTGAGAAAGAAATAGTCCTCATTTTCTAGGTGAAACATAATTGTTTGTCGATTTTAATCCAATGtaaatgtattttgtatttaatgaccttttgatcattttgagtaggtggcagcagacttagcaggtaactttccattgtttatgtagttctgagcatgcgcacattaccgagaacaatggatttacctggtaagtctgctgccaccaagtgtccccaaaagtctcccattaattACCTTATAGCACTGAGCCGATGAACTGATGTATTGGGAAAAAGTACTACAATTACTGGAATTGATCATTTGTTATGTTTCTAGCCCAATGCAGAAATTGACTGGGCCCATTTTAATTGGTGGTCCATTAATTggaggtgtacatgtacgttggaACAAAGCAAATGTAACACCAAGTAGCAGTAAGCAGGATAAATGTAATAAGTAGAGTATATtgtgttttgattgattgacaatatttttgtttcctgtTTCTTATCCACAGCCACCTCTGGTCCTCCTCTCGGTATGCCCCCCATTCCACCCCCAGGTGTACCCCTCTTACCGCCTCCTGGTGTACCTCCACCTGGGATGTTCCCCCCAAACATGCCCATGCCCCCCTTCATGCCAGGGATGCCTTTCCCCCCGATGGGTATGCCACCTCCTCCTCCAGG
This region of Asterias rubens chromosome 18, eAstRub1.3, whole genome shotgun sequence genomic DNA includes:
- the LOC117302303 gene encoding splicing factor 3B subunit 4-like produces the protein MAAGPPQERNQDATVYVGGLDEKVSEALIWELFLQAGPVVNTHMPKDRVTQQHQSYGFVEFMSEEDADYAIKVMNMIKLYGKPIRVNKASAHQKNLDVGANIFIGNLDPEIDEKLLYDTFSAFGVILQTPKIMRDPDTGNSKGYAFINFASFEAADAAIEAMNGQYLCNRAISISYAFKKDAKGERHGSSAERLLAAQNPLSQADRPHQLFADAPAPAQPNGLPPPIIPPLGVPPPPPATSGPPLGMPPIPPPGVPLLPPPGVPPPGMFPPNMPMPPFMPGMPFPPMGMPPPPPGQDGQNQGGPPPRGMPPMHHLGMGPRDGPPGMYPPPFQGGRMPPRGPPPFGMRGGPRGMPPMRGMRPPMRPPQRHFGPPRNWQDSNPPQQ